One genomic segment of Anticarsia gemmatalis isolate Benzon Research Colony breed Stoneville strain chromosome Z, ilAntGemm2 primary, whole genome shotgun sequence includes these proteins:
- the ND-MNLL gene encoding NADH dehydrogenase (ubiquinone) MNLL subunit — protein MALFGITPRYVWLAIPMAGFFFGKYLDDQETLRMTSFRDKSALYGGRVKPGDPPSWPL, from the coding sequence ATGGCACTCTTTGGCATTACCCCGCGGTACGTCTGGTTGGCAATACCCATGGCCGGCTTCTTCTTTGGCAAATACTTGGATGACCAGGAAACCCTCAGGATGACTAGTTTCCGCGATAAATCTGCTCTGTATGGTGGACGTGTGAAGCCCGGAGACCCACCATCCTGGCCTTTATAA